The Anopheles coluzzii chromosome 2, AcolN3, whole genome shotgun sequence genome window below encodes:
- the LOC125906610 gene encoding uncharacterized protein LOC125906610, which yields MALPNPVVDDPAVASPALPAVSGSAVPVTFHFEPFNPASSKFDRWLNRLQISFRIYHVREADKRDFLLHYMGGPTYDVLCNKLKNAEPHTKTYDEIVALLKEHYSPTPLEILENFKFASRKQLEQETLSDYLMHLEKLAQTCNFGDYMDKALRNQFVFGIQNRVIQSRLLEVRDLTLTKAKEIAFGMEMSHRGTDEMHNSRQKSEVQHIEHGANKTKKSFQSSSQASSSQSSGRLSNKQNGGNKRCYRCGDPDHYADKCKHKATICKYCKKAGHLERMCLTKTNEKGTDDAHHLEEQPCVMKDVLHLNAIQGIAGSADLPVDQRLRRSLRTIKPPQRLNL from the coding sequence ATGGCGCTTCCTAACCCGGTTGTCGACGATCCGGCAGTCGCCAGTCCCGCTTTGCCTGCTGTGAGTGGTTCTGCGGTACCAgttacatttcatttcgaGCCATTCAATCCTGCTTCATCGAAATTTGACCGATGGTTAAATCGACTACAAATTTCATTCCGGATTTACCACGTGCGTGAAGCCGATAAACGCGATTTTCTGCTACACTACATGGGCGGCCCTACATACGATGTGCTGTGCAATAAGCTGAAAAATGCTGAGCCACATACAAAAACGTACGACGAGATTGTAGCTCTACTGAAGGAACATTACAGTCCTACTCCTTTGGAAATACTGGAGAATTTCAAGTTCGCGAGCCGTAAACAGCTAGAGCAAGAAACTCTAAGCGATTACCTGATGCATTTAGAGAAGCTCGCCCAAACATGCAATTTCGGGGACTACATGGACAAGGCCCTCCGGAACCAGTTCGTTTTTGGCATCCAGAACCGTGTGATACAGTCTCGATTGCTGGAAGTGCGCGACTTAACCTTGACAAAGGCAAAGGAGATCGCATTCGGAATGGAAATGTCTCATCGTGGAACCGATGAAATGCACAACTCACGTCAAAAAAGTGAGGTTCAGCACATCGAGCatggagcaaacaaaactaaaaaaagtttCCAGTCATCGAGCCAAGCCAGTTCCAGTCAAAGTTCCGGTCGCCTGTCGAACAAGCAGAATGGTGGAAATAAACGATGTTATCGTTGCGGGGATCCTGACCACTACGCAGACAAATGCAAACATAAAGCTACGATCTGCAAATACTGCAAGAAAGCGGGGCATCTTGAGAGGATGTGTCTCACCAAGACCAACGAGAAGGGGACGGATGACGCACATCACCTGGAGGAGCAGCCGTGTGTTATGAAGGATGTGTTACACCTGAACGCGATCCAAGGTATTGCTG